The Amycolatopsis umgeniensis DNA segment CGGCACGACGGGGATGCCGGTGGTGGAGGCCGCGAACGCGCCGTTCACCGGCGGTGGCTACCTCTTCAGCCACAACGGATTGGTGAGGGGCTGGCCGGGTTCGATGGCCGAACTCGCCGCCAAGCTGCCGATCACCCGCCTGCTGACCCTGGAGGCGACCACGGATTCGGTGCTGCTGTGGGCTTTGCTGCGTGAGCGGCTCGAAGCGGGCGAAGACCCGCTTTCGGCCGTCGCGTGGCTGACCGGTGTGGTCGAGGAGGCGGGGCCGGGTTCGCGGCTCAACCTACTGCTGACCGACGGCCGCACGCTGATCGGCACCGCGTGGACGCATTCCCTGTCCTATCGGGACACCGGCGGAGGTGTGCTCGTCGCGTCGGAACCTTGCGACGACGACCCCGGCTGGATCCCCGTCCCCGACCACCACGCCGTCCGGGTCACCGGCGAAGGCGTGCGAATCCTTCCCCTCGAAGCCGATCGGAGCCCTGAGGCACGATGACCGAAGTGGACCTCGACGTACACCACAGCGAGTCGGACATCACCGAGCTGCTGCGCGCGGACGTCCGCGCCGGCCTGGAGGCGGACCAAAAATGGTTGTCGCCCAAATGGTTCTACGACGCGCGCGGCAGCGAACTGTTCGAGAAGATCACCGCCCTCCCCGAGTACTACCCGACCCGCAGCGAACGGGAGGTGCTCGCCGGGCGCGGCGGTGAGATCGCGGAAAACTCCGGCGCGCACACCCTGGTCGAACTCGGTTCCGGGTCGAGTGAGAAGACCCGGCTCCTGCTCGACGCGCTCACGAGCCACGGAACCTTGAAGGAGTTCGTGCCGCTCGACGTCTCCGAAACCGCGCTCGCCGAAGCGGCGGAAGCCATCACGGCCGATTACCCGTCGCTCGAAGTCCGCGGCGTGGTCGGTGACTTCACCCAGCATCTCGACCTGCTGCCGGGGGACAAGCCACGACTGGTGGTCTTCCTCGGCGGCACGATCGGCAACTTCCTGCCCGCCGACCGCGCCACCTTCCTGCGTTCGGTCCGGGACGTACTCGACGAAGGGGAGTGGCTCCTTCTCGGGACGGACCTGGTGAAGGACAGGGAAACTCTCGAGCGCGCCTACGACGACGCGGCCGGGGTCACCGCCGAGTTCAACCGCAACATGCTCCACGTGATCAACAACGGCCTCGGCGCGAACTTCGATCCGGCCGCCTTCGACCACGTCTCGTATTGGGACGAGGAGAACGAATGGATCGAAATGCGCCTGCGTGCCCGTGAGCCGCTGACGGTCGACATCCCGGGCGCCGATCTGCAGGTGAAGTTCGCGGAGGGCGAATACGTGCGCACCGAGATCTCCGCGAAGTTCCGGCGGGAGGGAATCGCCGCGGAACTGGCCGAAGCCGGGTTCTCGGTGGAGAAATGGTGGACGGACTCGGAATCGCGGTTCGGGGTGAGCCTGGCAAGATCTGTCCGTGGCTAACCCTCTTACGTTCCTCGCTCGCGCGCTCGGCACGAAACCGTGGCTGATGGGGCTCGCGGGCGGGATCATCTGGGTGGACAAGAGACTCCACCGGCTGTTCAAGGGGAAGGTGAGCCTGGTCGCGCTGGCCGGGCTCCCTTCCCTGCGGCTCACCACGACCGGCCGCAAGAGCGGGCTGCCCCGCAGTACCAACCTGCTGTACTTCCCGTACGAGGAGGGTTTCGTGCTCGTCGGCTCCAATTGGGGGAGGCCGAACGATCCCGCGTGGACACACAACCTGCGCTCGCATCCCGAAGCGATCGTCGCACTGGCTGGCAAGGAGATCCCGGTCAGGGCCAGGGAACTCCTCGGCGACGAGTACGACGCGATGTGGAAGCTGCTGCTGGACTTCTGGCCGGGCTACTCGATGGAGGAGCAATCCGCTCGCCGTGTGTTACCGATTTTCGCATTAAAGACCACCACACGATAGGTTCGTACCATCCTTTCGGCCGGTGACTGGGTTACCGGCTTGTGCGAGGCTCGCTTGGTGTTACGCGCCGTGACGTCGGCGGCGCATCGTGCGACGTGTTCCGTCACGTCGCCAGCCGAGGGAGGAGTCGTTTTGCCGAGATCCACAAGGAGGCCGGTGCGCGGTTTCGCACTGGTAGGGGCACTCGTGGCCGGCGCCGCGTTGACCGGTGCGCCAGGAACGGCGGTCGCCGCCCAGGACGTCGGGACCTCCGCCGCCCAGGTCGGCGCGACGGCGTCGGTGAACTGGGGTGCCTGCACCGCGGACCAGATCCGTGGCGTTCCCGCCGACCAGGCGAAGTTCTACAGCTGCGCGCGGTATCGCGTGCCGATCGACCACGACAACGCGGCGCTCGGCACCATCGACATCGCGATGCTGAAGCGGGCGGCGAAGACACCCGACAAGAAGATCGGCTCGCTGTTCCTCAACCCGGGCGGCCCCGGCGGCTCCGGGTTCCGGATGCCGATCGGCGCGGCGAACTACTTCCAGCCGCAGGTGCTGGACCGGTTCGACCTGATCGGTTTCGACCCGCGCGGGGTCGGGGCCAGCAACCCGCTCAAATGCTTCACCACGCAGGAGGACGCGAACGACGTCTTCGCCGCGCAGATCCCCGTGCCGCTGTCGCGGCAGGAGATCTCCGGAACGCTCGCGTCGTACCGCGATTACGGCCAGTTCTGCAAGAACAACGCGGGTGCGCTGCTGAATCACATGTCCACCAAGGACGTCGTGCGTGACCTCGACAAGATGCGGGCGGGTGTCGGCGACCAGAAGCTGACCTTCGTCGGCTTCTCGTACGGGACCCTGATCGGGTCGACGTACACGTCGATGTTCCCGAAGCAGAGCCGCGCGATCGTCATCGACGGCAACGTCGACCCGGCGCTGCGCACCAGCGACGGCGTGCAGTACGACCGTGAGCGCGCTCGCGGGTTCGAGATCGCGCTGGACGCCTTCCTGCGCAAGTGCGGGCAGGTCGGGCCGAAGTGCTCGTTCAGCTCGGGCACGCCGCGGGAGAAGTTCGACGAGATCCGCACCTACCTGCGCCAGCAGCCGATCAAGCTGCCGGACGGGAGCAGTTACGACATCAACGCGTTCACCAGCACGGTTGCCGGGGTGCTGTACTCGCCGACGTCGTTCCCGCCGCTGGCCGACGACCTGCAGGCGCTGTACAACGTCGTTCACCCGCCGTCGGCGCAGACGCAGACGGCTCAGGCCGTCGAGCTGAAGGTGCTGCGGTCGGGCGCGAACGGCCGTGCGGACGCGGATCCGGACAGCCCGTACGTCGGCGACGACTCGTACTTCGCCGTGAACTGCTCGGACAAGAAGATCACGATCAAGCAGGAGAAGGTTCCCGAGATCGCCGCGAAGTGGGAGAAGGAATCGCCCACTTTCGGTCGCTACCAGGCCTTCTCCGATGTCGCGGGCTGCCCGGTGTGGCCCGCGAAGAAGCCGGACGTCTACCGCGGCCCGTGGCAGGCCAAGACCGACACCCCGGTGCTGGTCGTCGGCAACTACTACGACCCGGCGACCCAGTACCTGTTCTCGAAGCGGATGGCCAACCAGCTGGGCAACGCCCGGCTGCTGTCGGTCGACGCCTTCGGGCACTGCATCCTGGGTGACTCGCTCGGGGTGGACAAGGTGACGGCCGACTACCTGATCGATCTGAAGGTCCCGGCCAACGGACAGGTGTTCCAGCCGAACGTGCAGCCGTTCGAAACCACTGCCTGAACCTCAGGCGCGTAACCGTGAAGGCCACCTTCGGGACGATCACCGTCCTGGAGGTGGCCTTCACGGCGTTCGTCTCGGCATCCTTGACCGATGGATCCCGTCGGTACCGCTCGTACTCTGGCCGCCGCCCGCTTTCCCGGCGCACGGGCCGCGATCCTGGGCGGCAGTGCGAACACCGCGCACCGGACCTCGTTCTCGGATCTCGACATCGTCGTGTTCCTCGACGGCCCGCCCGCTCCGTTCCGCGAGACGACCGAGCACGACAGCCTGCCGGTGGAGTGGTTCTGCCACACCGCCGAGTCTTACGACGACTTTGTCGAGCGGGAGACGGCGAGCCGGCGCTCGCCCTTGCTGCATCTGTGCGGTGAAGGTGTCGTACTGCTCGACAGGGACGGGTTGGGGCACCGGACGAGGGAGGAAGCCCGGGCGCGGTTGCGTGCCGGGCCTCCTGTGCTTTCGCCGGCCGAGTTGGAAGATCGCCGCTACGGCCTCACCGGTCAAGTGGACGATCTCGCGGGAGCGGACGATCCCGACGAACTGGTCTTCATCGCCGACAGGCTGATGATCGCGGTGGCCGAGCTGATCCTCGCCGTGCGGCGGCGCTGGCGTTCGCACGGCAAATGGTTGTTCCGGCGCCTGCGCGAAGCGGACCCGCAGATCAGCCGGGACCTTCTGCTCGGCTACCGGCAGGTGGTGTGCCAGGGAGATCCCGCCTTGCTGCGGCAGGTGGCCACCGGAGTCCTCGACGACGTGGGTGGCCGTCTTAGTGAGGGCTATCGTCGAGCCGCTCCTCGCTAGCTCACGCGTCGATACTCGCGTATGCGTTCAGACCGTAGTTCGTGGCGTACGCGTTCTCGACCCCGACCAGAAGGTCGACGATCTCGAAGTACCTGTCCCAGAACGGCGTTTCGCGCAGAACCTCGATGAGAAGCTGGTACGAGTGGTGGTCGCGTGCCTCCCACACCCACACGTCCGTCACTCGAGCGGAGTAGAACTCGGTGTCGAAGAACCGGGACCGGACTCCCTTCACCTTGTTCTCGATCGCGGGCAGGATCTCGGTCGTGAAGGCCTTCACACGCTGCTCGACGGTGAGGCCGAGCCATTCGGGCGTGGTCTTCACGAGCATGAAGGCGGTCACTTCGGTGGTTTCGGACATGAGGATTCCTTCCTGTCAGGCGTAAGCGCCGGCTTCGATGTCTTCGACCAGGCTCGGTCCGAACGGGGTCCAGTTGAGGAGTTCGCGCGTGCGCGCGCTCGACGCGGACATGTCCAGGGCGAAGAACCGGCCGACGAAACCGAAGTGCTCACCCGCGTCTTCCGGCGCGATGGACGTCACCGGGACACCGAGCGTCCGTCCGACGGCTTCGGCGATTTCGCGGGTCGTGATGGCCTCTTCGTCGACGATGTGGAGCAGTGAGCCGGTGGGCGCGCCTTCGAGCCCCAGCCGGACGAGCCGTGCCGCGTCGGTGCGGTGCACGGCCGCCCAGGACGCGGTGCCGTCGCCGATGTAGCCCGAGACGCCGTGCTTGCGAGCGGCGGCGACGATGGAGGAGAGGAAACCGTGGTCGCCGACGCCGTGCACCGAGGGTGCGAAGCGGGCGCTGATCACCCGCATGCCCTTCTCGGCGTACTCGAGGGCGAGGTTCTCACTGCCGCCGCGCATGGAGTCGGGGCCGAAGGCGGGGGAGGGGTCCGCCTCGGTGGCGGGCCGGCCCTGGGCCAGACCCGAGAGGGCCGAGGCGAGTACGAAGGGCCGGCCGGTTCCGGTCAGCGCGCCGGCGATGGTCTCGACGGCGGCCCGTTCGGTCCGGTTGGACATGGCCAGGTTGGCCCAGTCGTGCTTGTTCGCCAGGTGGATGACGCCCTCGGCCTGTTCGGTGCCGGCACGGATGCCGTCGAGATCGTCGAGGTCGCCGCGGCGGACGCGGGCGCCCTTCCCTTCCAGGGCGGCGGCGGAGGCGTCCGAGCGGGCGAGACCGGTGACCTCGTGGCCGGCGTCGAGCAACTCGTCCACGATGGCCGAGCCGATCCAGCCGGTGGCTCCGGTGACGAAAACGTGCATGGAAAATGCTCCTTCTACTGGTTCCCGCGGGTGCGGGAAAGACGTGATTGCAGGACGACGAGCGCGCCGAAGACGAGGACGCTCACGCCGATCACCCGCAGGGCCGTGCTCGTGCCGGTGACGAACGCGGAGATCACTTCGGGGGCGCGGTCGGGAGTGGTGACGGCGAGGGCCTGCGCCACCGTGTGCGGATCGTGGTTCGCGCGGATGTCCGGCGGGAGCGCGTCGACGAACCGTCCGGTGAGGACGGTGCCGATGACCGCGACGCCGAGCGCGCTGCCGAATTCGCGCGTGGTGGCCTGCAGCCCGGCGCCGACACCGGCCTGCGCCGGGGGCAGCGAACCGGAGATGGCGGCGGACAGCGTCGGAAGGGCCAGCGTGACACCGATACCGGTCACCACGAGCCAAGCCGCGTAGACGAAGTACGGCGTCGATGCGTCGTTTGTGGACAGTCCGACGAGGCCGCCGCCACCGAAGGCGAACGCGATGGCGATGGTCGCGTCGACACCGACGCGCTGGACGAGCCGCCCCACATGCCGTGCGCCGAGGATGACCGGAATGGTCATCGGGATGATCCCGAGCCCGGTCATCAGCACGCTGAATCCCTTGCCGTACTGGAGGAACGACGCGTTGACGTAGAACAGCGCGAACATCCCGAAGAAGATCGCGGTCATACCGAGGCACGCGCTGCGCAGCGCGGGGACGCGGAACAACCGGGGATCGAGCAGCGGGTGCTCGGCCTTCAGTTCCACGAACGTCCACAAGGCGAACAGCACGATGGCGCCGGCGAACCCGGTCAGGACGATCGGGCTGCCCCAGCCCGCTTCGGGGCCTTCGACGATGCCCAGCAGCAGCGCGATCGTCGCGCCGACGAGCAGTACGGCGCCGAGCAGGCTGAGCGGGCGATCGTGCCGGGGTGAAACCGGCGCGATCCGGGCGACCCACGCGGCGAGCACCAAGGAGAGCGGTACCGCGGCCGCGAACAGCCAGCGCCACGATCCGCCGGACAGCACCGCGCCGCCGCCGACATTGCCGACGACACCGCCGATCCCGGTCATCGAAGCCCAGGTCGCGATGGTCACGCCCTTGCGCTCGGCGGGTACGGCGTGCAGCAGGACGGCGAGCGTGTTGGGCAGTACGGCGGCGGCCCCGATCCCCGTGATCGCCCGGCCCGCCAGCAGGACGGGCACGTCCGGCGCGACAGCCGACAGCAGCGCGCCGACGGCGAACAGCACCAGGCCTGCGAGCAGGACACCCTTGCGGCCGAAGCGATCGCCCGCGGCGCCGCCGGGGATCACGAGACAGGCGAAGAAAACGACGTAGGTGTCGACGATCCAGATCAGTGCCGAGGCGGACGGGCGCAGGTCGCTCGCGGCCAGCATCGGGACCGCGAGATTGATCGAGGCGACCATGCCGACGACCAGGACGACGGAGGCGCACATGACGGCCAGCAGGCCGCGGCCCGAGACCGGGCGGCTCGCGGCGGCCTGGGGTTCGTCGCGGAGGTGAAGTCGAAGTGGCATGTCCATGACGCTATGGACCAGCGGGTACATCGTGCCACGCAACTTTGACAAGGGATAGTTGCGTACGATGCAACTATGGCTGATCAGCTGGACCTGAACCTGTTGCGGGTGTTCGACGCGCTGATGCAGGACGGCAGCGTGACCGCGGCGGCCGAGCGCCTGCACCTGTCGATCCCGGCGGCGAGCCGGGCCTTGGGCCGGTTGCGGCGCGCGATGGGGGATCCGATCCTGGTCCGCGCCGGCCGGGGGATGGTGCCGACGCCGTTCGCGCTCCGGACCGCGCCGCGCGTGCGGTCGCTGCTCGACGAGGCGTCGGCGCTGATCAGCGCCGACCGTGACCTCTCGATCGGCGGTCTCGAGCGCACGTTCACCATCCGCATCAACGACGGCGTCGCCGCGACACTGGCGACGGCGGCCGTGGAGGCGACCGCCGCCGTCGCGCCGGGTGTCGTCCTGCGCTTCGTCGGGGAGGGCGCGGAGAGCGCCGAGGCGCTGCGAGACGGTTCTGTCGATCTGGACATCGGTGCCGGCGACCTCGCCGCCCCGGACATCCGCTCGATGCTGCTGTACCACGAACGAGTGGTCGCGATCGTCCGCGCGGACGGCCCGCTCGGCCGGGTCCGCCGCCCGACACTGGCGCAGCTTTGCCGCCATCCCCACGTTTCCGCGTCCCGCCGCGGCCGGGTCAGGGGCCCGCTCGACGACGTGCTCGAAGCCGCCGGTCTCCACCGGAAGGTCGCGGCGACCGTTCCCACGTCCGCGGTCGCCGCGTTCCTGGTCGCGTCGAGTGACTACATCGGACTCGCGCCCCAGCGGCTCGCCGAGCAGTACGGCCGTTCGCTCGGCATCCGCTGGTTCCCGATCCCCGCCGATCTCCCGGAGATCGAGGTGCGCCTGCTCTGGCACGCCCGGCTCGACGCCGATCCCGCCCAGCGCTGGCTGCGCGAGACGATCCGCGACGCGCTGTCCTAGCGGAATCCTGTCCACTCACCTGACTCGCCGCGAGTCCCAATGGGGGTACCCGGCGGCGAGGTGTGATGGGACGATCTTCCACCAGTCGCACCCCGCACCTCGGATTTCGCTCGGCTCCAGCTCGTCGGATGACAACGTTGTCGCTCGGAGAGGAAAGCCTGATGCCCCTGTTTCGGAGATTGAGACGATCATTCCCGGTGGCCGTCACGGCCCTGCTGGTGGCGACGGGCGCCACCGCGCTCGACGGCACCGCCTCGGCCGAGGCGCTGAACCTCACCCAGTACGTCAATCCGTTCATCGGGACGGACGACAGCAACTCCCCGAACCCGGTCCCGGGCGGCGCGGGCGGCAGCACCTATCCGGGGGCGACCGTCCCGTTCGGAATGACGCAGTTCAGCCCGGACACGCCGACGGCGTCGCCGTCGGGCTACCGGTCGAGTGACACGAGCATCCAGGAGTTCAGCCTCACGCATTTCAACGGGGCGGGCTGCCCCAACAACGAGGACCTCGGAATCCTGCCTGTCACCGGGACCCTGAACTCCTCCCCGGGCACGAACTGGACCGGTTACGCCGGTTCGTACACGAAGGCCGATGAAAGCGCGGCACCCGGCTACTACAAGAACCGGTTGAACACCTACGGCACCGACGTCGAACTGACCGCGACCAAACGGACCGGGTTCATGCGGCTCAGCTATCCGAACACCACCAGCGCCCGGGTCCTGATCAACTCCAGCCGGAGTGCCACCGGCAACCGCGGTGGTTCGCTGTCGATCAGCGGGAGCCAGGTGACCGGCACCTTCACCGGCGGCGGGTTCTGCGGTTCCTCGAAGACCTACCCGCTGTACTACGCCATCCAGTTCGACCGCGCGCCGAGCGGGTTCGGCACGTGGCTCGGCGGCACGATCTCGGCAGGGTCCGCGAACGTCAGCGGTGTGAACTCCGGCGGCTACCTGACCTTCGACACGTCCGGCAATTCGTTGGTACAGCTCAAAGTCGGTGTCTCG contains these protein-coding regions:
- the egtC gene encoding ergothioneine biosynthesis protein EgtC, with the protein product MCRHLAYLGEPRSPAEMLFDAPHSLLVQSYAPADMRGGGSVNADGYGLGWYAEGPDPLRLRRPAPLWTDGDLPALAGSVRSHAFMAAVRNGTTGMPVVEAANAPFTGGGYLFSHNGLVRGWPGSMAELAAKLPITRLLTLEATTDSVLLWALLRERLEAGEDPLSAVAWLTGVVEEAGPGSRLNLLLTDGRTLIGTAWTHSLSYRDTGGGVLVASEPCDDDPGWIPVPDHHAVRVTGEGVRILPLEADRSPEAR
- the egtD gene encoding L-histidine N(alpha)-methyltransferase: MTEVDLDVHHSESDITELLRADVRAGLEADQKWLSPKWFYDARGSELFEKITALPEYYPTRSEREVLAGRGGEIAENSGAHTLVELGSGSSEKTRLLLDALTSHGTLKEFVPLDVSETALAEAAEAITADYPSLEVRGVVGDFTQHLDLLPGDKPRLVVFLGGTIGNFLPADRATFLRSVRDVLDEGEWLLLGTDLVKDRETLERAYDDAAGVTAEFNRNMLHVINNGLGANFDPAAFDHVSYWDEENEWIEMRLRAREPLTVDIPGADLQVKFAEGEYVRTEISAKFRREGIAAELAEAGFSVEKWWTDSESRFGVSLARSVRG
- a CDS encoding nitroreductase family deazaflavin-dependent oxidoreductase; translation: MGLAGGIIWVDKRLHRLFKGKVSLVALAGLPSLRLTTTGRKSGLPRSTNLLYFPYEEGFVLVGSNWGRPNDPAWTHNLRSHPEAIVALAGKEIPVRARELLGDEYDAMWKLLLDFWPGYSMEEQSARRVLPIFALKTTTR
- a CDS encoding alpha/beta fold hydrolase, with the translated sequence MRGFALVGALVAGAALTGAPGTAVAAQDVGTSAAQVGATASVNWGACTADQIRGVPADQAKFYSCARYRVPIDHDNAALGTIDIAMLKRAAKTPDKKIGSLFLNPGGPGGSGFRMPIGAANYFQPQVLDRFDLIGFDPRGVGASNPLKCFTTQEDANDVFAAQIPVPLSRQEISGTLASYRDYGQFCKNNAGALLNHMSTKDVVRDLDKMRAGVGDQKLTFVGFSYGTLIGSTYTSMFPKQSRAIVIDGNVDPALRTSDGVQYDRERARGFEIALDAFLRKCGQVGPKCSFSSGTPREKFDEIRTYLRQQPIKLPDGSSYDINAFTSTVAGVLYSPTSFPPLADDLQALYNVVHPPSAQTQTAQAVELKVLRSGANGRADADPDSPYVGDDSYFAVNCSDKKITIKQEKVPEIAAKWEKESPTFGRYQAFSDVAGCPVWPAKKPDVYRGPWQAKTDTPVLVVGNYYDPATQYLFSKRMANQLGNARLLSVDAFGHCILGDSLGVDKVTADYLIDLKVPANGQVFQPNVQPFETTA
- a CDS encoding nucleotidyltransferase domain-containing protein; protein product: MDPVGTARTLAAARFPGARAAILGGSANTAHRTSFSDLDIVVFLDGPPAPFRETTEHDSLPVEWFCHTAESYDDFVERETASRRSPLLHLCGEGVVLLDRDGLGHRTREEARARLRAGPPVLSPAELEDRRYGLTGQVDDLAGADDPDELVFIADRLMIAVAELILAVRRRWRSHGKWLFRRLREADPQISRDLLLGYRQVVCQGDPALLRQVATGVLDDVGGRLSEGYRRAAPR
- a CDS encoding darcynin family protein — protein: MSETTEVTAFMLVKTTPEWLGLTVEQRVKAFTTEILPAIENKVKGVRSRFFDTEFYSARVTDVWVWEARDHHSYQLLIEVLRETPFWDRYFEIVDLLVGVENAYATNYGLNAYASIDA
- a CDS encoding SDR family oxidoreductase yields the protein MHVFVTGATGWIGSAIVDELLDAGHEVTGLARSDASAAALEGKGARVRRGDLDDLDGIRAGTEQAEGVIHLANKHDWANLAMSNRTERAAVETIAGALTGTGRPFVLASALSGLAQGRPATEADPSPAFGPDSMRGGSENLALEYAEKGMRVISARFAPSVHGVGDHGFLSSIVAAARKHGVSGYIGDGTASWAAVHRTDAARLVRLGLEGAPTGSLLHIVDEEAITTREIAEAVGRTLGVPVTSIAPEDAGEHFGFVGRFFALDMSASSARTRELLNWTPFGPSLVEDIEAGAYA
- a CDS encoding MFS transporter, which encodes MCASVVLVVGMVASINLAVPMLAASDLRPSASALIWIVDTYVVFFACLVIPGGAAGDRFGRKGVLLAGLVLFAVGALLSAVAPDVPVLLAGRAITGIGAAAVLPNTLAVLLHAVPAERKGVTIATWASMTGIGGVVGNVGGGAVLSGGSWRWLFAAAVPLSLVLAAWVARIAPVSPRHDRPLSLLGAVLLVGATIALLLGIVEGPEAGWGSPIVLTGFAGAIVLFALWTFVELKAEHPLLDPRLFRVPALRSACLGMTAIFFGMFALFYVNASFLQYGKGFSVLMTGLGIIPMTIPVILGARHVGRLVQRVGVDATIAIAFAFGGGGLVGLSTNDASTPYFVYAAWLVVTGIGVTLALPTLSAAISGSLPPAQAGVGAGLQATTREFGSALGVAVIGTVLTGRFVDALPPDIRANHDPHTVAQALAVTTPDRAPEVISAFVTGTSTALRVIGVSVLVFGALVVLQSRLSRTRGNQ
- a CDS encoding LysR family transcriptional regulator gives rise to the protein MADQLDLNLLRVFDALMQDGSVTAAAERLHLSIPAASRALGRLRRAMGDPILVRAGRGMVPTPFALRTAPRVRSLLDEASALISADRDLSIGGLERTFTIRINDGVAATLATAAVEATAAVAPGVVLRFVGEGAESAEALRDGSVDLDIGAGDLAAPDIRSMLLYHERVVAIVRADGPLGRVRRPTLAQLCRHPHVSASRRGRVRGPLDDVLEAAGLHRKVAATVPTSAVAAFLVASSDYIGLAPQRLAEQYGRSLGIRWFPIPADLPEIEVRLLWHARLDADPAQRWLRETIRDALS